In Labilibaculum sp. DW002, one DNA window encodes the following:
- a CDS encoding helix-hairpin-helix domain-containing protein has protein sequence MIKGKEEEGAKFKDYFDSEESLKRVASHRILALRRGEAEGILRVSIAPDEDEVLDRLDRIFVKGQTDSSKQVELAGKDAYKRLLNPSIETEFAKSSKEAADIEAIRVFAENLRQLLLSSPLGQKRVLAIDPGFRTGCKVVCLDAQGNLLHNETIYPHAPQNQGKMAAKKLTNMVETYNIEAIAVGNGTAGRETERFVTNLHYDRKVQVFVVSEAGASIYSASKVAREEFPEYDVTVRGAVSIGRRLMDPLAELVKIEPKSIGVGQYQHDVDQNLLQQSLDQVVESCVNKVGVNLNTASKHLLTYVSGLGPQLAQNIVDYRAEEGAFTSRKQLMKVKRMGAKAYEQCAGFLRIQNAKNPLDNSAVHPEAYGIVKQMAKDLKCSVADLIADNELRKQLDLNKYVSAEVGLPTLKDIMEELEKPGRDPRQIIKVFQFKEGIYKIDQLEVGMELPGIVTNITNFGAFVDVGVKQDGLVHISQLANRFVSNPADVVQLHQHVNVKVTEVDVVRKRIQLSMKDVEQ, from the coding sequence TTGATAAAAGGCAAAGAAGAGGAAGGAGCAAAATTCAAAGATTATTTTGATTCAGAAGAATCTTTGAAAAGAGTAGCTTCTCATAGAATATTGGCTTTACGAAGAGGAGAGGCCGAAGGAATTTTGCGTGTTAGTATTGCACCTGATGAGGATGAGGTTTTAGATCGTTTGGATCGAATTTTTGTAAAAGGACAAACAGATTCTTCGAAACAAGTTGAATTGGCTGGAAAAGATGCTTATAAGCGTTTACTAAATCCGTCTATTGAGACAGAGTTTGCTAAAAGTTCAAAAGAAGCTGCCGACATAGAAGCAATTCGTGTATTTGCGGAGAATCTACGACAATTGTTACTTTCTTCTCCTCTTGGACAGAAACGTGTTTTGGCTATCGATCCTGGATTTAGAACGGGATGTAAAGTTGTTTGTTTAGATGCGCAAGGTAACTTGTTGCATAACGAAACGATATATCCTCATGCCCCACAAAATCAGGGGAAGATGGCTGCTAAGAAGCTCACTAATATGGTTGAGACTTATAATATCGAGGCCATTGCAGTAGGGAACGGAACCGCAGGACGAGAAACGGAACGTTTTGTAACCAACTTGCATTACGATAGAAAGGTTCAGGTATTTGTGGTAAGTGAAGCAGGTGCTTCAATTTACTCAGCATCAAAGGTTGCAAGAGAAGAATTTCCGGAATATGATGTAACGGTTCGTGGAGCTGTATCTATTGGTCGTCGATTGATGGATCCACTTGCCGAATTGGTGAAAATTGAACCGAAGTCCATTGGAGTTGGGCAATATCAGCACGATGTAGATCAGAATCTTTTACAACAAAGTCTCGATCAGGTTGTGGAATCTTGTGTCAACAAGGTTGGAGTTAATTTGAATACGGCAAGTAAGCATCTGCTGACTTATGTGTCTGGATTAGGACCACAATTAGCCCAAAATATTGTTGATTATCGGGCAGAAGAAGGAGCTTTTACGTCACGTAAGCAATTAATGAAAGTAAAGCGAATGGGAGCAAAGGCCTATGAGCAATGTGCTGGATTCTTAAGAATTCAAAATGCTAAGAATCCACTAGATAACTCAGCTGTTCACCCTGAAGCGTATGGCATTGTAAAGCAAATGGCGAAGGATTTAAAGTGTTCGGTAGCCGATTTAATTGCCGATAATGAATTGCGAAAGCAATTGGATCTGAATAAATATGTAAGTGCAGAGGTGGGATTGCCAACCCTAAAAGATATTATGGAGGAGTTGGAGAAACCAGGACGTGATCCGCGTCAAATTATTAAGGTATTTCAATTTAAAGAAGGAATTTATAAGATTGATCAGTTGGAAGTTGGGATGGAATTACCTGGTATTGTTACCAATATCACTAACTTTGGAGCCTTCGTTGATGTAGGTGTTAA
- a CDS encoding Tex-like N-terminal domain-containing protein — MKKYIEYITKSLQLQVSQVENTVELLNEGATLPFIARYRKERTGSLDEVQIGNIKDELARLKELDKRRESIIEAIDKQDKMTDELLAKLKACTQLNQLEDIYLPYKLKRKTRAVKAREKGLEPLAKILMKQAERDVEGRAAQFLSDEVPNEEEALQGARDIIAEWVNENEVARNSVRSIFQRQAVIRSKVDKRQRRGRSKIQRLF, encoded by the coding sequence ATGAAAAAATATATAGAATACATTACGAAAAGCTTGCAATTGCAGGTTTCTCAAGTTGAAAACACCGTAGAATTGCTAAACGAAGGGGCAACTTTACCTTTTATTGCGCGCTATAGAAAAGAGCGTACCGGAAGTTTAGATGAGGTACAAATTGGAAATATAAAAGATGAATTGGCTCGGTTGAAAGAGCTGGATAAGCGAAGAGAAAGCATTATTGAAGCGATTGATAAGCAAGATAAAATGACTGATGAATTGCTTGCAAAGCTTAAGGCTTGCACCCAGCTTAATCAGCTAGAAGATATATACCTGCCATACAAACTTAAGCGTAAAACCAGAGCCGTAAAAGCCAGGGAGAAAGGTTTAGAGCCTCTGGCTAAAATTCTAATGAAGCAAGCTGAACGCGATGTGGAAGGCAGAGCAGCTCAATTTTTATCGGACGAAGTACCAAACGAAGAGGAAGCTCTGCAGGGTGCTCGCGATATAATTGCCGAATGGGTAAATGAGAATGAAGTAGCCAGAAATTCGGTGCGTAGCATTTTTCAGCGCCAAGCAGTTATTCGATCGAAAGTTGATAAAAGGCAAAGAAGAGGAAGGAGCAAAATTCAAAGATTATTTTGA
- a CDS encoding protoporphyrinogen/coproporphyrinogen oxidase: MPHSNTYDMIVVGAGISGLTLANKIAKSGKKVLVLESKEKVGGCLNTHYHANNDFWVEMGAHTFYATYANLIQLLQSNGLESDIVAREKVGMKVFTDQHEKIFSKIGKFELLTSVPNLFFSKRDGKTVKEYFSKIVGKKNYDKLFTRMFSAVIVQNADNFTAEYFLKKRNTKSKEHPKSFILKKGMQSFMERLAESENIKVLTKQTVVSIKKEKEVSVTTEGGELFTAKDIAFAVSPELVASMVSEINPKLSERLTEFPTQNIISRGNVLAKEKVNFEPVSFVIPLQGPCFSMVTRDVLSHNESRGFAFHFEDGKISNEEQEQFMSELLGIEKAEVGDTIEATHKLPLLTLGHKERIQEIQDLSEQEGIYLCGNYFNGLSLEDCVERSVNEFERYCKNYKL, from the coding sequence ATGCCCCATTCTAATACTTACGACATGATTGTTGTTGGCGCTGGAATCAGCGGTTTAACACTGGCAAATAAAATAGCCAAATCTGGCAAGAAAGTACTTGTACTTGAAAGCAAAGAAAAAGTAGGTGGTTGTCTTAATACGCATTATCATGCAAACAATGATTTTTGGGTAGAGATGGGAGCACATACATTTTATGCTACTTATGCCAATCTAATTCAACTATTGCAGTCGAATGGATTGGAATCAGATATTGTAGCTCGTGAGAAAGTGGGGATGAAAGTGTTTACAGATCAACACGAAAAGATTTTTTCGAAGATTGGGAAATTTGAATTGCTAACTTCTGTTCCCAATTTGTTTTTCTCTAAACGAGATGGCAAAACGGTAAAAGAATATTTTTCGAAAATTGTTGGTAAGAAAAATTACGACAAGCTCTTTACGCGTATGTTTAGTGCAGTAATTGTTCAAAATGCCGATAATTTTACCGCTGAATACTTCCTGAAAAAACGAAATACCAAAAGCAAAGAACATCCTAAAAGCTTTATCCTGAAAAAGGGAATGCAAAGCTTCATGGAACGATTAGCTGAATCAGAAAATATTAAGGTTTTAACAAAGCAGACTGTTGTTTCTATTAAAAAGGAAAAGGAAGTAAGTGTTACGACCGAAGGAGGCGAGTTGTTTACCGCTAAAGACATTGCCTTTGCGGTTTCTCCGGAGTTGGTTGCCAGTATGGTTTCCGAAATCAATCCAAAACTATCTGAGCGACTAACAGAGTTCCCTACCCAGAATATTATATCAAGAGGAAATGTATTGGCAAAAGAGAAGGTGAATTTTGAACCCGTTTCTTTTGTGATCCCATTGCAAGGACCTTGTTTTTCAATGGTTACGCGTGATGTATTGTCACACAACGAATCAAGAGGCTTTGCTTTCCATTTTGAAGATGGTAAAATCTCGAATGAGGAACAAGAGCAATTCATGTCGGAACTTTTGGGAATAGAGAAAGCTGAAGTTGGAGATACAATTGAGGCAACACACAAATTACCTTTACTCACTTTAGGACACAAAGAAAGAATCCAGGAGATTCAAGATTTATCGGAACAAGAAGGGATTTACCTGTGCGGCAATTATTTTAACGGACTTTCGTTAGAAGATTGTGTGGAGCGTTCTGTGAATGAATTCGAGCGATATTGTAAGAATTATAAGTTATAA